A genome region from Planctomycetota bacterium includes the following:
- a CDS encoding class I SAM-dependent methyltransferase, whose product MDLEDELKPYRGPLVEGVGGYKLDRALPADLSRRARREDLLRRIRQVWYIRAEGGWKLPPDRIGLLDRLRGWLRGRRPQTDAESRRYWEERGGEGYEKEAFSAAWLEPARRTLGIVSDFLRREGVGSVLEVGCGPGRNLELLREGGGPAVWGMDFSFSQLRRARSRGFAVAQATAKMLPVRAKSVDAVLFAQVLIHVPPPVAPALEEAVRAARRFVLLLEQTHADAGPESAATETPHCFRHDLVGHMRRLVPRAELLELGGDPPGIRAFRL is encoded by the coding sequence ATGGACCTGGAAGACGAACTGAAGCCTTATCGCGGACCTCTCGTCGAAGGGGTCGGCGGATACAAGCTGGATCGGGCGCTTCCGGCGGATCTCTCGCGGCGCGCGCGGCGCGAGGACCTCCTGCGGCGCATCCGGCAGGTGTGGTACATCCGCGCCGAGGGCGGCTGGAAACTTCCGCCGGACCGGATCGGATTGCTCGATCGCCTGCGCGGTTGGCTGCGGGGACGTCGGCCGCAAACGGACGCCGAAAGCCGGCGGTATTGGGAGGAACGGGGAGGGGAGGGCTACGAGAAGGAGGCGTTCTCGGCGGCCTGGCTGGAGCCGGCGCGCCGGACGCTGGGGATCGTCTCGGACTTTCTGAGACGGGAGGGCGTGGGGTCGGTTCTCGAAGTGGGCTGCGGCCCCGGCCGGAACCTGGAGCTCCTGCGGGAGGGAGGGGGGCCGGCCGTCTGGGGGATGGATTTCAGCTTCTCCCAGCTGCGGCGGGCCCGCTCCCGGGGCTTCGCGGTCGCGCAGGCCACCGCCAAGATGTTGCCGGTGCGGGCGAAGTCCGTGGACGCGGTGCTTTTCGCCCAGGTGCTCATTCACGTTCCTCCGCCCGTGGCGCCGGCGCTCGAGGAGGCGGTTCGGGCGGCCCGCCGTTTCGTCCTCCTCCTGGAACAGACGCACGCCGATGCGGGACCGGAAAGCGCGGCGACGGAGACGCCTCACTGCTTTCGGCACGACCTCGTGGGACACATGAGGCGCCTGGTTCCGCGGGCGGAGCTTCTGGAGCTCGGGGGAGATCCGCCGGGGATCCGCGCGTTCCGGCTCTGA